In Hippoglossus stenolepis isolate QCI-W04-F060 chromosome 5, HSTE1.2, whole genome shotgun sequence, one genomic interval encodes:
- the mtss1la gene encoding MTSS I-BAR domain containing 2a isoform X5 — MESVEKECGALGGLFQAIVNDMKSSYPVWEDFSAKATKLHSQLRTTILAAVAFLDAFQKVADMATNSRGATRDIGSALTRMCMRHRSIEGKLRLFTNALMEGLVTPLQDRIEEWKKTANQLDKDHAKEYKRSRQEIKRKSLDTIKLQKKARKGRGNLRPQLDSAMQDVSDLYLLMEETEKQAVRRALLEERGRYCTFINLLQSVVTVEIAMLGEITHLQPIVDDLTGLTEDPHKLPPASEQVIRDLKGSDYSWSYQTPPSSPSSANSRKSSMCSLLQMPSAGAHRLSSVSSHDSGFVSQDANTHSKPPSPMPSDITSQKSTSSASSEASETCQSVSECNSPTADWAKLSSCEPSLASTLQRRRESVEKMRELEAPPSPHGYSGMQPDDSHRGRLGPASKHGEPLSPAASTLAMVLTRGLSMEQQKSSRDSLQYSSGYSTQTNTPSCSEDTIPSQGSDYECYSLNGDADSEGQADFDKSSTIPRHSNIAQSYRRMIQTKRPASTAGLPAGKTLQGTPNGAGGSSSGAITSGTATIRRTPSSKTGVRRTPSTSGPIPIRPPIVPVKTPTVPDSPGYGSPSLHGTGSEEFLYGDDLSANDYMRASPKRMSLPDTTWGLGGGGGGGGGGDRTVYAQQAAGMAAHSAEEDPLLAANRHSLVEKIGELAASAHALGEGQFPFPSLLLGEAAQHAPQDLSSVTQEDMDMLVSIRRGVRLRKTVTDDRSGPRILR; from the exons ATGGAGTCGGTGGAGAAGGAGTGTGGAGCGCTGGGTGGATTATTCCAGGCCATCGTGAACGACAtgaag AGCTCTTACCCTGTGTGGGAAGACTTCAGTGCCAAGGCCACAAAACTGCACTCTCAACTCAG GACCACCATTCTGGCAGCAGTGGCCTTTCTAGATGCCTTTCAGAAGGTGGCGGACATGGCCACCAACTCCAGAG GTGCCACCAGGGACATTGGCTCAGCTCTGACGAGGATGTGTATGCGACACCGCAGCATCGAGGGAAAATTGCGCCTTTTCACCAa TGCTCTTATGGAAGGTCTGGTTACGCCGCTTCAGGACAGAATAGAGGAATGGAAGAAGACGGCAAATCAGCTGGACAAAGACCACGCCAAAG AATACAAGCGCTCTCGTCAGGAAATTAAAAGGAAGTCGTTGGACACCATCAAGCTCCAGAAAAAAGCTAGAAAAG gcCGTGGCAACCTGCGCCCCCAGCTGGACAGTGCCATGCAGGACGTGAGTGACTTGTACCTGCTgatggaggagacggagaagcAGGCGGTGCGCAGAGccctgctggaggagagaggccgTTACTGTACATTCATCAACCTGCTGCAGTCTGTGGTG ACTGTAGAGATTGCCATGCTGGGAGAGATCACACACTTACAGCCCATTGTGGACGACCTCACTGGGTTGACTGAAGACCCACACAAGCTGCCGCCGGCCAGTGAGCAG GTGATCCGGGACCTGAAAGGCTCAGACTACAGCTGGTCGTACCAgacacccccctcctcccccagcaGCGCTAACTCCAGGAAGAGCAGCATGTGCAG TCTCCTCCAGATGCCCTCTGCAGGAGCCCATCGGCTCAGCAGTGTGTCCTCCCACGACTCTGGCTTTGTCTCCCAGGATGCCAACACCCACTCTAAGCCTCCGTCGCCCATGCCGTCTGATATCACCAGCCAG AAATCAACAAGCTCAGCCTCCTCTGAGGCTTCAGAAACCTGCCAGTCTGTCAGCGAGTGCAACTCTCCTACGGCG GACTGGGCCAAATTGAGTTCCTGCGAGCCGTCGCTGGCCAGCACTCTGCAGCGTAGGAGGGAGTCTGTGGAGAAGATGAGGGAACTGGAGGCTCCGCCCAGTCCACATGGGTATTCTGGGATGCAACCAGATGATTCACACCGAGGTCGACTTGGCCCGGCCAGCAAG CATGGCGAGCCCCTCTCTCCAGCAGCCAGCACTCTAGCGATGGTCCTGACCAGAGGCCTGAGTATGGAGCAgcagaagagcagcagggactctCTGCAGTACTCGAGCGGCTACAGCACTCAGACCAACACCCCGTCCTGCTCCGAGGACACCATCCCCTCACAAG GTTCAGATTATGAGTGCTACTCACTCAATGGGGATGCTGACAGCGAAGGGCAGGCAGACTTTGACAAGTCCTCCACCATCCCACGCCACAGTAACATTGCTCAGAGCTACCGCCGCATGATCCAAACCAAGAGACCTGCCAGCACAGCCGGTCTGCCTGCAGGTAAGACCCTGCAGGGAACTCCCAACGGTGCGGGGGGAAGCAGCTCAGGAGCCATCACCTCGGGGACAGCCACTATTCGCAGGACACCATCCTCCAAAACCGGCGTGAGACGCACACCATCCACATCTGGCCCCATTCCCATTCGGCCCCCCATCGTGCCGGTTAAAACCCCCACAGTACCAGACTCCCCGGGGTATGGAAGCCCTTCACTGCATGGTACGGGCAGCGAGGAGTTTCTGTACGGTGATGACCTATCTGCTAACGACTACATGAGGGCTTCTCCAAAGCGGATGAGCCTCCCTGACACAACTTGGGGcttgggaggaggaggagggggaggaggagggggggacaGGACTGTTTATGCCCAGCAGGCTGCTGGCATGGCCGCCCACAGTGCTGAGGAGGACCCTCTGCTGGCTGCCAACCGCCACAGCCTGGTGGAGAAGATTGGAGAGCTGGCAGCGAGTGCCCACGCCCTCGGTGAGGGTCAGTTCCCCTTCCCCAGCTTGCTGCTGGGGGAGGCGGCTCAGCATGCGCCCCAGGATCTGTCCTCCGTGACCCAGGAGGACATGGACATGCTGGTGTCAATACGCCGGGGAGTGAGGCTCCGCAAGACGGTGACTGACGACAGGTCGGGACCCAGGATCCTGCGgtag